In Nocardioides sp. WS12, the DNA window TGATGGGTTGGCTGTTCGGCCAGCTCGGCGAGGCCGGCATCGAGATCCCCGACACCTTCGACGTCAAGGGCATCATCAAGCTCCTCGCGTCGATCTTCGGCCTCACCTGGGCCAACATCCGCAACCGGATCGTCAAGCAGATCGGCGAGAAGGCGATGGCGGCGGTCGAGAAGGGCGTCGACATCTTCCAGAAGATCGCCAGCGGCGGCATCGGCGCGATCTGGGAGATGTTGGTCGAGAAGCTCGGCGACATCAAGAACATGATCATGGAGCAGATCCAGGACTTCGTGATCACCAAGATCATCACCGCCGGCATCACCTGGCTGGTCTCACTGCTCAACCCGGCCGCCGCGTTCATCAAGGCCTGCAAGCTGATCTACGACGTGGTCATGTTCTTCGTCAACAACGCCGCCCGGATCATGAAGTTCGTCAACACCGTCATCGACGGAGTCGTCGACATCGCCAAGGGCAACGTGTCCTCGGTGGTCAACAAGATCGAAGACGCGCTCGGCCAGATGGTGCCGATCCTGATCGGCTTCATCGCCAGCGTGCTCGGCATCGGCGGCATCGGCGAGAAGATCAAGTCGATCATCCAGGCCATCCAGAAGCCCTTCAACAAAGCGATCGACTTCGTGATCAAGACCGGCCTCAAGCTCGCCGGCCCGGTCATCCGCGGCCTGAAGGGGATCGGCGCGAAGGTCAAGGGCAAGGTCGCCGCCGGCAAGGCATGGGTCAAGGGCAAGGCAGCCGCCGGCAAGAACTGGGTCAAGGACAAAGCGGCGGCCGCCGGTGCGGGACTGAAGAAGCTCAAGGACCGGATGCTCGGCATCACCTTCCGGCAGGAGTTCGACGCGGACGGCGAGAAGCACTCGGTCTACTCCAAGAAGGGCGCCCCCAACGTCCTTTACACGGCCTCCACCCCCACCCCGAGCGCGACCGCCGCGCCGACACCCACAGTCAAGGACATCGACCGCCAGTACCGCGCGACGATCGACGACTACGTGGCGACGGTGAAGCGGATCGAGACCGATCCGACTGCCAAGGGTCGGGCGGAAGCGTTGAAGACCCGAGCCGACCAGCTCTTTCACCAGTTGGTCGACGCGACCAGGGCCCACTTCACCACCAAGGCTGGCGGGACCAAGGGGAAGGATCCAGGCAAGAGCGCGCCCGGAATAAGTCCGCCCACCATCGGCAAGCACGGCGCGAAGCCGCCCAGCAACCGCGGCGGACACTGGCTGCACTGGACCGAGTCCGAGCACGTGATCCCCTTCGCGGTGGGCAAGCAGGTCTGGGCGGCACTGGAGCAGTACATGCCGTGGCGCGGTTCGCGAGCGGACAACCATCAGACGACGATCATGATTTACGAGCGGGCCGCCCGCATCAAGACATCGGCCGACAATGCGATGAGCTCCACGGTCAAGAAGTTGCTGCTCAACTCCGGCTTGATCGAACGCATCCGCCGAGGCCGGACCACGGGAGCGGTCGGACTCTCTGACGCGGATGCCACGGATGCGATCGCCCAGATCCAGGGCGCGGTGGACTACGCCCGCAAGGACGCTGTCGGCCGCACCAACCGCGCCATCCAGGACGAGAACCAGATGACCGAGCCCGGCAAGAGCAAGACCAACAGCCAGCGCCGCGGCAACGAGCCACCGAGCCCCGGACCTGCGGCCGTTGCCGCCGCAGCGCAGCAGCAGTTCGACGACATCATGCGGCTGGTGCGCGAGGAGGTCCTGCACGAAACCGGCGTCAAGGCGAAAGCCGAGCGGATCATGAACAAGCCGCCGACCCCGCGATGATCCCGACGTCGTCGCGACCAACCGATGAGTCGCCGCGCGCGCACCGGTCTGTCCTGCCATGAGCATTGCGAGCAGCCACATCCAGCCCTGTCTGTGGTTCGACGACACCCTCGAGGAAGCCGCGCGCTTCTACACCGGCATCTTCCCCAACTCCTCGATCGGACACCTGAGCCGCTACTCCGAGGGCAGTCCCGGCGAGCCCGGCACGGTGATGGCCGGCGAGTTCACTCTCGACGGGATGACCTTCCGCGGCATCAACGGAGGACCGGCGTTCCCGTTCACCGAGGCGGTCTCGTTCTCGGTCACGTGCCGCGACCAGTCCGAGGTCGACTACTACTGGGACTCCCTGGTCGACGGCGGCCAGGAGTCGGTGTGCGGCTGGCTCAAGGACCGCTACGGCCTGTCCTGGCAGATCGTCCCGGCGCGGCTCTACGAACTGGTGACCGACCCCGACCCGGCTCGCGCAGCCGCCGCGACGCAGGCGATGCTCGGCATGCGCCGGATCATCGTGACCGATCTGGAGGCGGCCGTCGACGCCGCCGTACGACGTCCGTCGGCAGGGTGACTCAACACACAGCGCGCGGACGGACTGGACGCGACTAGCCTCATCGTTGTCCTTCAACGAACGTGGACCCAGACTGGGCCGCGAGTCCGAAGAAAGCGAGCTCGACGATGAGCAGCACCCCCGAAGAAACCGCTCCGTACGGCGGCGCCCCCGCAGCCACCGCGGCAGCTCCGGCCACCGGTCCGGCGCCGATCAAGCGGATCCGTACCCACCACGTGCGCGAGATGAAGCAGCGCGGCGAGCGGATCTCCATGCTGACCAGCTACGACCAGGTGACGGCACAGATCTTCGACGAGGCCGGGATCGAACTCCTGCTCGTCGGCGACAGCGCCTCCAACAACGTCCTCGGCAACTCGACGTCGCTGCCGATCACGGTCGATGAACTGATCCCGCTGACCCGCGCCGTGAGCCGCTCGGTCTCCCGCGCGATGGTCGTCGGGGACCTCCCCTTCGGCTCGTACCAGGCCTCGCCCGAGCAGGGCTATCTCACCGCTGTCCGCTTCATGAAGGAGGGCGGCGCGCACTGCGTGAAGCTCGAGGGCGGCGTCGAGATGGCTCCCCAGATCGAGAAGATGGTCAAGGGTGGCATCCCCGTGATGGCCCACATCGGCTTCACCCCTCAGTCCGAACACACCCTCGGCGGCTACCGCGTCCAGGGCCGTGGCGAGGCGGCCGAGCGCGTCCTGCGCGATGCTCTCGCCGTCCAGGAGGCCGGCGCGTTCGCCGTCGTCATGGAGATGGTGCCCGGTGACGTGGCTGCCGAGATCACCCAGAAGCTCGAGATCTCCACCATCGGCATCGGTGCCGGCAACCAGTGCGACGGCCAGGTGCTGGTGTGGCAGGACGCCTTCGGCCTGCGCACCGGCAAACTCCCCCGCTTCGTCAAGCAGTACGCCGACGTCCGCTCCGTGCTGCTCGACGCCGCCCGCGCCTACGACTCCGAGGTCAAGTCGAGCGCGTTCCCCGCGCCCGAGCACACCTTCTGACAGAGTTGGGTGGGTGAGAGTGACCCATAGGTCACCCTCACCCACCCAACTCAGGCGGCAGGAACGCCAAGCAGCCGGAGATCGCGGGCCACGCGATCCGGCTCGTCGCGAAGTTCCCTCGCCGTGCAACGCACGACCACCCGGTTCGGTGAGGTGAGAGCGCGCTGACGAGCAAGGTCGTCCTCCCAGTTCTCCACGTCCATGTGGAACGCGCCGTCCACCTCGAGCACCAGGATCCGGCCGTCGGCGAGCAGCCACTCGCAGTCGGTGAAGCGCAGCCGGCCCGAGGAGTCCCTTCTCCTGACCTGCCGCACCGGCGGAGCCAGCCCGAACCGTTTGCACATCCGCCTCACGTCGATCTCCGCGACCGAATGCGCGCCGCCCGCAATTTCCCGGATCACGCGCCGGAACCGATCAGCACCGCGAAGCGGTCGCATCCGGTCGACCCATTCGAGCAGTTGGTCTGGTGAGGTCAGCCTCTGCTGGACCGTGGCCGCGAGCACGCCCTCGGCCGTTCTGGCCGAACGCTGCGCAGACGCGAACCGAAGCACCGCTGGCTCGACCCGACACATGGGCAGACCAGCAACTGACCGCTTCCAGTCCGTGAGCGGCCGGCGGGATCGCACGAACACCGTCCCCGGATGCCCAGCGCCGACGTCGGCACTGTGCGGAACGAGGATCGTCACGTCGTCGCGGTGCCAGTTCCGCAGACCAGCGACCTCCGCTGCCGTGAGGTCGCCCACCAATGCGTCCGGACCACCGTGCAGCACCCCGAGCCACATGAGTTGCTCCCGCGACAACTCCCCTGTCGTCGTGCCGATCACGGTCGGCGTGTGATCGACCCACCGCCCGGTGTCGATGCGGTGACGAACGGCCCAGCGGTCGATGCCGTGCTCAGCGAGTTGAGCACGCGTCAGCAGACCACCCTGCGTCAGCGCACGTCGCTTCCAGTCCTCCCGAGACATGCAGGCCAGCCTGCCGGAAGCCCGGACACCTGCGCGCGCTCCTCCACAGCCCTGAGTTGGGTGGGTGAGGGTGACCCAGGGGTCACTCTCACCCACCCAACTCGGAGGTCAGGGGTCAGGCGAGTCCGCGCCGAGCGAGCAACGGCTCGATCGGGGCGGGCCTGCCGCGCCATTCCTCGTAGGACTCGAGCGGGTCGCGGGTGCCGCCGATGCCGATCACGTGGCGGCAGTAGCGGTCACCGTTCTCGCGGGTGAGGCCGCCGTTGTCCTTGAACCAGGCGACGGTGTCGGCGTCGAGCAACTCGCTCCAGATGTAGGAGTAGTACGCGGACGCGTAGCCCGAGCTGAAGCTGTGGGCGAAGTACGACGTCGCGTACCGCGGCGGCACCGCGGTGTTGTCCAGCCCGACGGCCGCCAGCGCCTGCTCTTCGAAGGTGAGCACAGCGGCGGGGTCGGTGGGGACGTCCTCGGGTGCGAGCTCGTGCCAGGCGAGGTCGAGGAGTGCTGCGGCGAGGTACTCGCTGGTCGCGAACCCCTCGTTGAAGGTCTCCGCAGCCTTGATCCGCTCGACGACGTCGGCCGGGATGGGCTCGCCGGTCTCGTGGTGCACGGCGTAGTTGGCGAGCACCTCGGGCCACAGGATCCACATCTCGTTGACCTGGGACGGGTATTCGACGAAGTCGCGGAAGACCGCGGTGCCGGAGAACTTCGGGTAGGTGGCGCGCGCCAGCAGGCCGTGAAGCGCGTGGCCGAACTCGTGGAACAGGGTGCGGGTCTCGTCCCAGGTGAGCAGCGTGGCCTCACCGGCAGCCGGCTTCGGGACGTTCAGGTTGTTGACGACCACGGCCGTGTCGACGCCCAGGAGCTCGGACTGGCTGACGAAACTGCTCATCCACGCCCCGCCACGCTTGGAGTCGCGGGTGTAGAGGTCGAGCAGGTAGAGGCCGATCGGATTGCCGTCCTGGCTGACCTCGAACACCCGGACCTCGGGGTGGTAGCCCTGCAGGTCGGTGCGTTCGGCGAAGGTCAGCCCGTACAACCGCTCGGCGGCGAAGAAGACCCCGTCCTGCAGGACCCGCTCGGCCTCGAACCACGGACGCAGCGCGGCCAGGTCGACGTCGTACTGAGCGGAACGCACCTTCTCGGCGTAGAACGCCCAGTCGGCTGCTTCGACCGGGAAGCCCGCCTGTGCGGAGAGCGCGTCCTGTTCGCTGCGCGCATTGCGGGCGGCGGGCGCGGCCAGTCGTTCGAGGAGGGACCGCACCGCCTTGGGCGTACCTGCGGTGTTGTCCGCCGTCACCACGGCGGCGTGGTTGTCGAAGCCGAGCAACTGCGCGCGCTCGGCGCGCAACCGGAGGATGTCGAGGGCGATCGAGCGGGTGTCGTGGTCGCCGCCGCGACTCCCCCGCGTCCGCTGCGCCGCGGACAACCGGCGGCGCACGTCGCGATCGGTGAGGGCCGCCAGATGGGGGTGGGCGGTCGGCAGCACGAGGGTGAGCAGGTACTTCCCCGACAGGCCCCGGGTGTCCGCGGCGGCAGCGGCCGCGGAGATCTCACCGGGCGTCAGGCCGTCGAGGTCGGCAACGTCGTCGATCACGACGGCCAGGTCGTTGCTGTCGGCCTGGAGGGCGAGCTCGAACGCCGTCTCCTTGCTGGAGATGTCCTCGTTCAGCACACGCAGCCGCTGCTTCTCGTCCTCGCCCAGAGCAGCGCCGGCAAGGCGGAACTCGATGACATACCGTTCGACAAGGTACGACGCCTCGGGCTCGAGCGTGCTGCGCTGCCCGTCCACGACCTGCAACCGGGCCCAGAGATCGGCGTCGAGGAGGATCGCGTCACTGTGGGCCGCCAGGCGCGGGGCGAACTCCGCACGCACGGCGTCGACTGCCGGGCTGGAGTCGGCGCTGGCCTTGTTCGAGAAGACGCGCAGCACCCGGGTGAGGGCGATCCCGCTGCGCTCCAGCGGCACCAGGGTGTTGTCGAAGGTGGCCGGCTCCGGGTTGCCCGTGATGGCCGCGATCGCCGCGATCTGATCGGCCATGGCGACTTCGAGCGCCGGCCCGTAGTCGTCGTCGGAGATCTCCGCGAAGCGTGGCAGCTGGTGCGGGAGGTCACTGGATCCAAGAAGTGCGTCCGAGGTCACGGGCCCACTCTAGGCCTGTGGCACGATCCCGACATGCACGCCGAGGATCAGCACGTCCGCTCGCGGAAGAACCTCAAGCACCAGAGGGTCTCCCGCGTCGAAGTCGAAGGGCCCGTCTGGTTCATGGCCCCGACCGTGACCAAGACCGCGCTGCGGATCGGTGCGTTCAGCTACCTGGTCGGCGGCGTCATCGACTTCTGCTCGGAGATCGGCCGCTACTGCTCCGTGGCTGCCGGCGTGCGGATCGGCGAGCCCGACCACCCGACCGACTGGATGTCCACGTCTCCGTTCCAGTACGACGTCGGGCGGTTCGGGTGGCATCCGGACGCCGCCGAAGGGATCCCGGTCAAGGCCCATGGCTTCCCCCGCGGACCGGCCGTCATCGGCAACGACGTGTGGATCGGGGCCAATGCCGTGATCCTGCGCGGTGTCACGATCGGGGACGGTGCCGTCGTGGCGGCGGGCGCCGTCGTGACGAAGGACGTGCCGTCGTACGCCATCGTGGGTGGGGTACCTGCCCGGGTGCTGCGCCCGCGCTTCGACGAGGACCTGATTGCCGAGCTCCTCGACGTCCAGTGGTGGCGGTTCAGTCCCAACCAGCTGGCCGGCCTGCCGTACGACGACCCGCGGGCCGCCGTCACCGAACTGCGCCGGCGCATCGCCGACGAGGGCCTGACGCCGTACGACGGCGAGTGGCGCGTCTACGAGGCGGACTCCGAACCGTCACCGCCACCTGCAGCAGCGCAGCGCCCGCAACGGCGCTGGCGGTCCGTCGCTCGACGGGCCTGATCAGGGAGTCGGCGCGGCAGCCTCGACGGCCGGCTCTGTGGTCGGCTCGGGACTCGGCGCCGGAGGTTCCTCCTGCGCAAGTTCCCGGTCGGCCGAGGCCGTCGGCTCCTGCGTGGGCTCGGGTGCCGGCTCCGGAGCGGGTTCCGGTGCGGGCGGGTCAACGGGTTCCGGCTCCGGCTCGGGCTCGGTGGACGGCGCCGGTTCGTTGGGCTCCTCCGAGGGCGGGTCAACAGGGTCGCCCGGGTCGCTCGGGTCGACCGTTCCGTCAGCGCCGTCGTCACCCGGGTCGGCGGGCGGCGGTGTGGCCTCCTCGCCCGCGGGTTCCTCACTCGACGGCGCCGGCTGGGTCGACCCGTTGGGGGCCGCCGCACGCGCAGGGCGGGCACAGTCGCAGATCTCGGTGAGGTTCTCGGGAATCGGAATGGTGCCCGGGAAGGGCAGGAAAACCGGCACGGTCGCCATCTCGACGGCGTACACGGCCGACAACTCGACCACGGTCGCGGCGAAGCCCGGCGTGTTGTGGAAGGCCGTCAACGCCTTGTGCAAGGTCTTCTCGTCAGCCAGGTCCCGGCCGCCGGCGCACAGCACCACGGCCGCCGCCAGCGAAGCATCGTCCACGTCCTGCGGATTGCGTACGTCGTCGGTGTCCGCATCGACTGCCACGGCAGCCCACGTGGCCGGCATCAGTCCGAACGGCCCGACGGGCGCGTCCCACCGAAGGTCGCGGTCGAGCTTGCCTGCGTCGGTGTCATCGACGGTTCCGCGGCCACCCTTGCCGTCGAGGGGCTGCCCCACGAGCGCCGGAGTGACCAGTCCACTCACGTCGACCTTGTGCGTCCCGTCCTCGCCCAGTCCGTGATTGGACTCGATCCGCGCGATGGCGGCGAGGGTCAGCCAGTCCAGGTGGCAGTCGGCGGTGAGATTGATGATGGCGGCTGCACGCTGATAGGCGGCCGACGTACCCAGCGGGGCGTCCAGCAGCGCACCCGGGTACCGCGCGGCGAGCGGCGCGCGTCGTACCAGGGCAATCGGTTCCACGAAGGCCGGAGCGGGCTCGACGGCGGCCGGGATCTGGACTTCCACCGCAGGCACCGACGCGGTCGGCCCGGCCGGGGCGGCGGCAGGAGAGGTGTCGTCCGAGGTGATCCGGCTGACCAGACTGGTCTGTGACAGGACGACGGCCAGTACGACAATCAGGACGGCTGCGAGCGTCGCAGCCGTGACGCGCCCTGGCCACCGCGACGCACGATGACGGCGCCGCTGGATGAGCCTGGTGGCGACCCCCATTGTCACCCTCCTCAGTCCGGTCGGAGTTCACCAGTGTTCGCCTGTCGGCGCCGATGTGCACGCGATTCCGGGATATCTGCCCCTTCAAGCAGCGATCTTTACCCTTCGGTCCCCTCGGCGCCGTGTCAGGGGCATCGCCCGTCCACCTTCCGCCACCGGATGAGAAGATGCGCGCGTGGCTGAACTGACCTTCCGAACCGGAACCATGGACGCCGGGAAGTCGACCCTTGCGCTGCAGACCAATCACAACCACGCCGCGCGCGGCCGGATCGGGCGGTTGTTCACGTCCCACGACCGGGCGGGGGCCGCGAAGGTCTCCTCCCGACTCGGCCTGAC includes these proteins:
- a CDS encoding M3 family metallopeptidase gives rise to the protein MTSDALLGSSDLPHQLPRFAEISDDDYGPALEVAMADQIAAIAAITGNPEPATFDNTLVPLERSGIALTRVLRVFSNKASADSSPAVDAVRAEFAPRLAAHSDAILLDADLWARLQVVDGQRSTLEPEASYLVERYVIEFRLAGAALGEDEKQRLRVLNEDISSKETAFELALQADSNDLAVVIDDVADLDGLTPGEISAAAAAADTRGLSGKYLLTLVLPTAHPHLAALTDRDVRRRLSAAQRTRGSRGGDHDTRSIALDILRLRAERAQLLGFDNHAAVVTADNTAGTPKAVRSLLERLAAPAARNARSEQDALSAQAGFPVEAADWAFYAEKVRSAQYDVDLAALRPWFEAERVLQDGVFFAAERLYGLTFAERTDLQGYHPEVRVFEVSQDGNPIGLYLLDLYTRDSKRGGAWMSSFVSQSELLGVDTAVVVNNLNVPKPAAGEATLLTWDETRTLFHEFGHALHGLLARATYPKFSGTAVFRDFVEYPSQVNEMWILWPEVLANYAVHHETGEPIPADVVERIKAAETFNEGFATSEYLAAALLDLAWHELAPEDVPTDPAAVLTFEEQALAAVGLDNTAVPPRYATSYFAHSFSSGYASAYYSYIWSELLDADTVAWFKDNGGLTRENGDRYCRHVIGIGGTRDPLESYEEWRGRPAPIEPLLARRGLA
- the panB gene encoding 3-methyl-2-oxobutanoate hydroxymethyltransferase: MSSTPEETAPYGGAPAATAAAPATGPAPIKRIRTHHVREMKQRGERISMLTSYDQVTAQIFDEAGIELLLVGDSASNNVLGNSTSLPITVDELIPLTRAVSRSVSRAMVVGDLPFGSYQASPEQGYLTAVRFMKEGGAHCVKLEGGVEMAPQIEKMVKGGIPVMAHIGFTPQSEHTLGGYRVQGRGEAAERVLRDALAVQEAGAFAVVMEMVPGDVAAEITQKLEISTIGIGAGNQCDGQVLVWQDAFGLRTGKLPRFVKQYADVRSVLLDAARAYDSEVKSSAFPAPEHTF
- a CDS encoding VOC family protein, whose protein sequence is MSIASSHIQPCLWFDDTLEEAARFYTGIFPNSSIGHLSRYSEGSPGEPGTVMAGEFTLDGMTFRGINGGPAFPFTEAVSFSVTCRDQSEVDYYWDSLVDGGQESVCGWLKDRYGLSWQIVPARLYELVTDPDPARAAAATQAMLGMRRIIVTDLEAAVDAAVRRPSAG